From the Paludisphaera mucosa genome, one window contains:
- a CDS encoding right-handed parallel beta-helix repeat-containing protein — MSGLTPGLGVAYPSNGAMVNYIDNTITGRTDITRAFGVDTDIPVFGDFAGTTLSNIGVYRPSTGTWFLDLTNGGTATIALQFGGPQWKPITGDVDGNGTTDLGLYNPSDGTWLFCTNLSGQASRSFVYGGSAGDVPVMADFNHDGTDDPVIYNSGQWLVDTNADHVPDQTYHFGSFAPGATPLAFDLYGNHDPGLAVVAPQPNGQLMWYINPNRDGVTVGQYAYGANGSIPFSGNFSTANSLFVNPSTGRDASGAGAYGSPYRTIAAAVAASSPGTTIRLMSGAYTENVQLVSKSNLKFVGTGMQSSVIYPPRGDGFFLLNSDNISFDDMWFAAAGTDGRGLVLLGSSANTGLIRTNLTKWIGVLAGSQNGRSSSINALFSRFDGVQTGSGVYLDNGANGVFTACTVLDNGYAPDFRADGGGIIVGGSSTAKIYGTVLMRNRHSGVIANTTARVEMYNSYSAQNILGCGAIFFNASTAILVGNTFANNGVTFGAVPGLNGVEFAYDFTGYASVVGNNFIGNTASGIYLGSAPNLVRIAGNVFAGNWSGVTMFADQPRAINVQIVGNYFVTPPDFTEATFGIAGIGSRINAQIGGSGGDGNLFDGFRDYLFVNPSHSGGAPVQNLGCPNFVVQGNVFRRKGVLIDVSRAVTPC; from the coding sequence ATGTCGGGCCTGACGCCCGGCCTGGGGGTCGCCTATCCCTCCAACGGGGCGATGGTCAACTACATCGACAACACGATCACCGGCCGGACCGACATCACCCGAGCCTTCGGCGTCGATACGGACATCCCGGTGTTCGGCGACTTCGCCGGCACGACGCTCTCGAACATCGGCGTGTACCGTCCGTCGACCGGGACGTGGTTTCTGGACCTCACGAACGGCGGCACCGCCACGATCGCCCTCCAGTTCGGCGGGCCCCAGTGGAAGCCGATAACGGGCGACGTCGACGGCAACGGCACGACCGACCTGGGCCTGTACAACCCGAGCGACGGAACCTGGCTCTTCTGCACCAACCTCAGCGGTCAGGCGTCGCGGAGCTTCGTCTACGGAGGATCCGCGGGCGACGTCCCGGTGATGGCGGACTTCAACCACGACGGCACCGACGACCCGGTGATCTACAACAGCGGTCAGTGGCTCGTCGATACCAACGCCGACCACGTCCCGGACCAGACGTACCATTTCGGGAGCTTCGCGCCGGGGGCGACCCCGCTGGCGTTCGATCTCTACGGGAATCACGACCCCGGGCTGGCGGTCGTCGCGCCCCAGCCGAACGGCCAGTTGATGTGGTACATCAACCCCAACCGCGACGGGGTTACGGTCGGGCAGTACGCGTACGGGGCGAACGGCAGCATCCCCTTCAGCGGCAACTTCTCGACGGCGAACTCGCTGTTCGTCAATCCCTCCACGGGTCGGGACGCCTCGGGGGCTGGAGCCTACGGTTCGCCCTATCGGACGATCGCCGCCGCCGTGGCCGCCTCGTCGCCCGGGACGACGATCCGCCTGATGTCGGGCGCCTATACCGAAAACGTCCAGCTCGTCTCCAAGAGCAACCTGAAATTCGTCGGCACGGGGATGCAGTCCTCGGTCATCTATCCCCCCCGCGGCGACGGCTTCTTCCTGCTCAACTCGGACAACATCTCCTTCGACGACATGTGGTTCGCAGCGGCCGGGACCGACGGGCGGGGCCTTGTGCTGCTCGGTTCGTCGGCGAACACCGGGTTGATCCGGACGAATCTCACGAAGTGGATCGGCGTCCTCGCCGGGAGCCAGAACGGCCGGTCTTCGAGCATCAACGCCCTCTTCAGCCGGTTCGACGGCGTCCAGACCGGGAGCGGCGTCTACCTGGACAACGGGGCGAACGGGGTCTTCACGGCCTGCACGGTCCTCGACAACGGATACGCTCCCGACTTTCGCGCCGACGGCGGTGGCATCATCGTGGGCGGCAGCTCGACGGCCAAGATTTACGGCACGGTCCTCATGCGCAACCGCCATTCCGGCGTGATCGCGAACACGACGGCCCGGGTCGAGATGTACAACTCCTACAGCGCCCAGAACATCCTGGGCTGCGGCGCGATCTTCTTCAACGCCTCGACGGCGATCCTGGTCGGCAACACGTTCGCCAACAACGGCGTGACCTTCGGGGCCGTCCCCGGGCTGAACGGGGTCGAGTTCGCCTACGACTTCACGGGCTACGCTTCGGTCGTGGGGAACAACTTCATCGGCAACACCGCCAGCGGCATCTACCTGGGAAGCGCCCCCAACCTGGTGCGGATCGCCGGGAACGTCTTCGCGGGGAACTGGTCGGGCGTGACGATGTTCGCCGATCAGCCGCGGGCGATCAACGTCCAGATCGTCGGCAATTACTTCGTGACGCCGCCCGACTTCACCGAGGCGACGTTCGGCATCGCCGGCATCGGGAGCCGGATCAACGCCCAGATCGGCGGGTCGGGGGGCGACGGCAACCTCTTCGACGGCTTCCGCGACTACCTGTTCGTCAACCCGAGCCATTCGGGCGGGGCCCCGGTGCAGAATCTGGGATGCCCGAACTTCGTGGTCCAGGGAAACGTCTTCCGACGCAAGGGCGTCCTGATCGACGTTTCCCGGGCCGTCACACCTTGCTGA
- a CDS encoding CehA/McbA family metallohydrolase — protein MKSRASFVSIFVASLALALGGTSGTTRGDDLPIVADVEFQPLSAQARRVVQALDLLGQPLSPEEKGRIEAAIEAADEGPGIKTIQEVLDAHCLVGVDVNPESRVKSTPGPAAPHLVQGGWSVFLAKVHNEAGVTAELIVESPNAGPIYTRSTSSAEPKDSIRKADLVQRWCDVALYRDRPLSRKLSGLAVEYRILQVASRDAGRREAKLTFSVGQGSQDLGFRSDVDVLFTVEPAVAVTLDVRDEAGRPTTASFIFRDRLGRVYPSPSRRLAPDFFFHPQIYRADGETVLLPAGAFQVEYTRGPEYRVMTKSIVVPKGITHREAFQLERWIHLAAMNWFSGDHHVHAAGCAHYESPTEGVTPDDMWRHILGEDLDVGCVLSWGPCWYAQKAFFDGKVHKLSTPDNLMRYDVEVSGFPSSHAGHLCLLRLKEDDYPGTTRIEEWPSWDLPVLKWGKEQGGVVGFSHTGWGLKTESNAIPTDEIPPFDGIGGNEYIVDVVHDAVDFLSAVDTPIPWELNIWYHTLNCGFRTRISGETDFPCIYGERVGLGRVYVKLDGKLDFDRWCQGLKEGRSYVSDGHSHLIDFQVDDRKVGEEGSELKLPAPATVKVRMKAAALLAAAPSFETEAIRTKPLDVQPYWHVERARVGASRKVPVEIIVNGLPVERREIEADGSVQDLEFNVPIAKSSWVAARIFPTSHTNPIFVTVGDKPVRASKRSAEWCLKSVDQCWSQKEPAIRASEKDAARQAYEAARVAYRKILAECEDEKPKAAANTATEELKP, from the coding sequence ATGAAATCACGCGCGAGCTTCGTTTCGATCTTCGTCGCCTCGCTGGCGCTGGCTCTCGGCGGGACCTCGGGGACGACCCGCGGCGACGACCTGCCCATCGTGGCGGACGTCGAGTTCCAGCCCCTCAGCGCCCAGGCTCGACGCGTCGTCCAGGCGCTCGACCTCCTCGGCCAGCCGCTTTCGCCCGAGGAGAAGGGGCGGATCGAAGCGGCGATCGAGGCGGCCGACGAGGGGCCCGGGATCAAGACCATCCAGGAAGTGCTCGACGCCCACTGCCTCGTCGGGGTCGACGTCAATCCCGAGAGCCGCGTGAAGTCGACGCCGGGGCCCGCCGCTCCTCATCTGGTCCAGGGCGGCTGGAGCGTCTTCCTGGCCAAGGTCCACAACGAGGCGGGCGTCACGGCCGAGCTGATCGTCGAGAGCCCCAACGCCGGCCCGATCTACACGCGGTCGACCAGCAGTGCCGAGCCGAAGGACTCCATCCGCAAGGCCGACCTCGTGCAGCGCTGGTGCGACGTCGCGCTCTATCGCGACCGGCCCCTGTCGCGGAAGCTCTCGGGGCTCGCGGTCGAGTATCGGATCTTGCAGGTCGCCAGCCGCGACGCCGGCCGTCGCGAGGCCAAGTTGACGTTCAGCGTCGGCCAGGGGAGCCAGGACCTGGGCTTCCGCAGCGACGTCGACGTCCTATTCACCGTCGAGCCCGCCGTCGCCGTGACGCTCGACGTCCGCGACGAGGCCGGACGGCCGACGACCGCCTCGTTCATCTTCCGGGACCGGCTGGGGCGGGTCTATCCGTCGCCCAGCCGCCGGCTCGCCCCCGACTTCTTCTTCCACCCCCAGATCTATCGGGCCGACGGCGAGACCGTCCTCCTGCCGGCGGGTGCGTTTCAGGTCGAGTACACCCGGGGGCCCGAGTATCGCGTCATGACGAAGTCGATCGTCGTGCCGAAGGGGATCACGCATCGCGAGGCGTTCCAGCTCGAACGCTGGATCCACCTGGCGGCGATGAACTGGTTCTCGGGCGATCACCACGTCCACGCCGCGGGATGCGCCCATTACGAGAGCCCCACCGAAGGCGTCACGCCCGACGATATGTGGCGGCACATCCTGGGCGAGGACCTCGACGTCGGCTGCGTCCTGAGCTGGGGCCCTTGCTGGTACGCCCAGAAGGCGTTCTTCGACGGCAAGGTCCACAAGCTCTCGACGCCCGACAACCTCATGCGCTACGACGTGGAGGTCTCCGGCTTCCCCTCGTCGCACGCCGGCCACCTCTGCCTGCTGCGCCTGAAGGAAGACGACTACCCCGGCACGACCCGCATCGAGGAGTGGCCGAGCTGGGACCTGCCCGTCTTGAAGTGGGGCAAGGAGCAAGGGGGAGTCGTCGGCTTCTCGCACACCGGCTGGGGGCTCAAGACCGAGTCGAACGCGATCCCCACCGACGAGATCCCGCCGTTCGACGGCATCGGCGGCAACGAGTACATCGTCGACGTCGTCCACGACGCGGTCGACTTCCTCTCGGCCGTCGACACCCCGATCCCGTGGGAGTTGAACATCTGGTATCACACGCTCAACTGTGGCTTCCGGACCCGCATCAGCGGCGAGACCGACTTCCCCTGCATCTACGGCGAGCGCGTCGGCCTGGGGCGGGTGTACGTCAAACTTGACGGCAAGCTCGACTTCGACCGGTGGTGCCAGGGGCTCAAGGAGGGCCGGTCCTACGTCTCCGACGGCCACAGCCACCTCATCGACTTCCAGGTCGACGACCGCAAGGTCGGCGAGGAGGGGAGCGAGCTGAAACTCCCCGCCCCGGCGACCGTCAAGGTCCGCATGAAGGCCGCCGCCCTGCTCGCCGCCGCGCCCTCGTTCGAGACCGAGGCGATCCGGACGAAGCCCCTGGACGTGCAGCCCTACTGGCACGTCGAGCGGGCGCGCGTTGGGGCCTCGCGCAAGGTCCCGGTCGAGATCATCGTCAACGGCCTGCCGGTGGAACGCCGCGAGATCGAGGCCGACGGCTCGGTGCAGGACCTCGAATTCAACGTGCCGATCGCCAAATCGAGCTGGGTCGCCGCCCGGATTTTCCCCACGTCTCACACCAACCCGATCTTCGTGACAGTGGGCGACAAGCCCGTCCGAGCCTCCAAAAGGTCGGCCGAATGGTGCCTCAAGTCCGTCGATCAGTGCTGGTCGCAGAAGGAGCCGGCGATCCGCGCGAGCGAGAAAGACGCGGCGCGCCAGGCGTATGAGGCGGCAAGGGTCGCCTATCGCAAGATCCTGGCGGAATGCGAGGATGAGAAGCCGAAGGCCGCCGCGAACACCGCCACCGAGGAACTCAAGCCGTGA
- a CDS encoding class I SAM-dependent methyltransferase translates to MIRPHDEDLAGAFDDQAVKFEHSPVQSDAAALERLVRAADFPPGSRLLDPGCGPGLVSEAFLKAGHRVVGVDLSPVMIERARARCAFAGDAARFVEGSIHSAEISALGPFDGSYSRYVLHHVLDARAFLSRQVELVRPGGLIVVCDHLSGPDAALARRHQEIEEARDRTHTRNLTGGQLVDLFAAAGLSDVQYQEESFALDFDEWFDRGSPSESKASVREVLLAGLDARGFRVAPDQRPSIRIDCVRAVVRGRRG, encoded by the coding sequence GTGATCCGTCCCCACGATGAAGATCTCGCAGGGGCCTTCGACGACCAGGCCGTGAAGTTCGAGCACTCGCCCGTGCAGAGCGACGCCGCGGCGCTCGAACGGCTCGTCCGGGCCGCCGACTTCCCGCCGGGATCGAGGCTGCTCGATCCCGGCTGCGGCCCGGGGCTGGTGAGCGAGGCGTTCTTGAAGGCGGGCCACCGCGTCGTCGGGGTCGATCTCTCGCCCGTCATGATCGAGCGCGCGCGGGCCCGCTGCGCGTTCGCGGGCGACGCCGCCCGCTTCGTCGAGGGCTCCATCCACTCCGCCGAGATCTCGGCGTTGGGGCCGTTCGACGGGTCGTATTCGCGTTATGTGCTGCACCACGTCCTCGACGCGCGGGCGTTCCTCTCCCGTCAGGTCGAGCTGGTACGCCCCGGCGGCCTGATCGTCGTGTGCGATCATCTCTCCGGCCCGGACGCGGCGCTCGCTCGGCGTCACCAGGAGATCGAGGAGGCGCGGGATCGGACCCACACGCGGAATCTCACCGGCGGCCAGCTCGTCGACCTCTTCGCCGCCGCCGGCCTGAGCGACGTCCAGTACCAGGAGGAGTCGTTCGCTCTGGATTTCGACGAGTGGTTCGACCGGGGCTCGCCGAGCGAATCCAAGGCGAGCGTCCGGGAGGTCCTGCTCGCCGGCCTGGACGCGCGGGGATTCCGCGTCGCTCCGGATCAGCGGCCGTCGATCCGGATCGATTGCGTGCGCGCCGTCGTCCGCGGCCGGCGGGGCTGA
- a CDS encoding methyltransferase domain-containing protein, protein MSEIPAAMLEKRRRLSYRHLIGDGLEVGALHHPMEISDRARVRYVDRMDVDGLRSHYPELRNYNLVPVDVVDDGERLGTLPDSSLDFVVANHFLEHTENPLGTMRNHLKKLRPGGTLYLAVPNKDFSFDRDRDLTPFEHLVRDDVDGPEATRFTHFQEWARFVDRNEDPEAIERQARRLAEANYSIHFHVWDASTFADFIDRAKLHLRGAFEVRELTLNDTEIIAVLERTSAPVAARRSWIPQQASRSLRSLALKVGRWKARAQAVGRGSDGR, encoded by the coding sequence ATGAGCGAGATCCCGGCCGCGATGCTCGAGAAGCGTCGCCGATTGAGCTACAGGCACCTGATCGGCGACGGCCTGGAAGTCGGCGCGCTGCACCATCCGATGGAGATCAGCGATCGCGCCCGGGTCCGCTACGTCGATCGCATGGACGTCGACGGCCTGAGGAGCCATTACCCGGAGCTGAGGAACTACAACCTCGTCCCCGTCGACGTCGTGGACGACGGCGAACGCCTCGGGACGCTCCCCGACTCCTCGCTCGACTTCGTCGTGGCCAACCACTTCCTCGAGCATACCGAGAATCCGCTCGGCACGATGCGGAACCACCTGAAGAAGCTCAGGCCCGGCGGCACGCTGTACCTCGCCGTGCCGAATAAGGACTTCAGCTTCGATCGCGACCGCGACCTGACGCCGTTCGAACATCTCGTCCGCGACGACGTCGACGGCCCGGAGGCCACGCGGTTCACCCACTTCCAGGAATGGGCCCGTTTCGTGGATCGAAACGAGGATCCCGAAGCGATCGAACGCCAGGCCCGTCGGCTCGCCGAGGCGAACTACAGCATCCACTTCCACGTCTGGGATGCGAGCACGTTCGCCGACTTCATCGATCGCGCGAAGCTCCACCTTCGCGGCGCGTTCGAGGTCAGAGAACTCACCTTGAACGACACCGAGATCATCGCGGTCCTCGAACGGACCTCGGCCCCCGTCGCGGCGAGGCGTTCCTGGATTCCTCAGCAAGCCTCACGATCGCTCCGAAGCCTGGCTCTGAAGGTCGGACGTTGGAAGGCGCGGGCGCAGGCCGTGGGGCGTGGGAGCGACGGACGGTAG
- a CDS encoding cysteine dioxygenase encodes MKRQRGFQADRLRRLLQGGLRRPVSAAGMAPHIEVASPARHHQHHHSEPARGDGRTRLVATLERWARLNATLPEELIRRGLVTMHIDREALGEAVHFDERGYQRTRIFQCEHFEALVLSWRSGQGSPIHDHGDSTCGLLVVQGNATETLFEKSRSGRLAPLRSVVVPEGAVGVSRGKDIHLVANLQPPGTDLVSLHVYSPPLLASRCYRLAETIFGDHDEILDQRSSMRMISL; translated from the coding sequence GTGAAACGCCAGCGCGGATTCCAGGCGGATCGCCTGCGCAGACTCCTCCAAGGCGGCCTGAGGCGGCCCGTCTCGGCCGCCGGCATGGCGCCCCACATCGAAGTCGCCTCCCCCGCGCGGCACCATCAGCACCACCATTCGGAGCCCGCGCGCGGCGACGGCCGAACCCGGCTCGTCGCCACCCTGGAACGCTGGGCTCGGCTGAACGCAACGCTCCCCGAGGAGCTGATCCGTCGCGGCCTGGTGACCATGCACATCGACCGCGAGGCGCTCGGCGAGGCCGTCCATTTCGACGAACGCGGCTATCAGCGGACGCGCATCTTCCAGTGCGAACATTTCGAGGCCCTGGTGCTGAGCTGGCGATCGGGGCAGGGGAGCCCGATCCACGATCACGGCGACTCGACCTGCGGCCTGCTCGTCGTCCAGGGGAACGCCACCGAGACCCTCTTCGAAAAAAGTCGGAGCGGCCGCCTCGCGCCGCTTCGGTCCGTGGTCGTGCCCGAGGGGGCGGTCGGGGTCTCGCGGGGGAAGGACATCCACCTCGTCGCCAACCTGCAGCCGCCGGGGACCGACCTCGTCAGCCTGCACGTCTACTCGCCGCCGCTGCTCGCGAGTCGCTGCTACCGGCTCGCGGAGACGATCTTCGGGGATCACGACGAGATCCTCGATCAGCGGTCCTCCATGCGCATGATCTCGCTCTGA
- a CDS encoding FAD/NAD(P)-binding protein, with the protein MPSGSTSGLRDGSVGIVGGGFSGTMTALHILRHARSSVRVDLFERSHRVGPGVAYGTSSAEHLLNVPARMMSGWPDEPDHFANWLIARTPGAGPGVFAPRRLYGEYLAEMLQEAAATYPDRLRMHEGEIVDVREESDGLYLGDERGDEHRVDALVLATGNSRPRDPFPVPDELRLRSVYLGDPWACDPLAGLEADADVVLIGSGLTAVDVVVDAEARGFRGRIRAVSRHGLTPSPHAPALGPAASPFEGRELPRTARSLLRGFRDALERDPHGPANWRAVVDALRPQISELWRALDDAEKRRFVDRVGTYWEIHRHRVAPAVFQAVERAKSTGRFRVVAGRPVGIDGDRKGAALAVASRCSGAITMEASRVVNCTGPARDVRRHESALTQALLARGTAIPGTLGMGLATDEHGRLKRADGQAWDRGYAIGPLLKGSLWETTAVRELRQQAADLGRRLAERLDAPPARVVPRPHWKRMNRRSPRDVGSASD; encoded by the coding sequence ATGCCATCGGGCTCGACGTCGGGACTGCGGGACGGCTCGGTGGGTATCGTGGGCGGCGGATTCAGCGGGACGATGACCGCGCTTCACATCCTGAGGCACGCACGATCTTCCGTTCGCGTCGACCTTTTCGAGCGATCGCATCGGGTCGGCCCCGGGGTGGCGTATGGGACGTCGTCCGCCGAGCACCTGCTCAACGTCCCGGCGCGGATGATGAGCGGCTGGCCCGACGAGCCCGACCATTTTGCGAACTGGCTGATCGCCCGCACCCCCGGCGCCGGCCCCGGCGTCTTCGCGCCGCGGAGGCTTTATGGAGAGTACCTCGCGGAGATGCTCCAGGAGGCCGCCGCCACCTATCCCGACCGGCTTCGAATGCACGAGGGCGAAATCGTCGACGTCCGAGAGGAGTCCGACGGCCTCTACCTCGGCGACGAGCGAGGCGATGAGCATCGGGTCGACGCCCTGGTGCTCGCGACCGGAAACTCGCGGCCCAGGGACCCTTTCCCAGTGCCGGATGAATTGCGTCTGAGGAGCGTCTACCTCGGCGACCCCTGGGCTTGCGACCCGCTCGCCGGCCTGGAGGCCGACGCCGACGTCGTGCTCATCGGGTCGGGCCTGACGGCCGTCGACGTGGTGGTGGACGCCGAGGCTCGCGGCTTCCGCGGGAGGATCAGGGCCGTGTCGCGACATGGTTTGACGCCCTCTCCCCATGCACCGGCCCTCGGCCCCGCGGCTTCGCCTTTCGAAGGCCGTGAACTCCCGCGGACCGCACGGTCGTTGCTTCGCGGCTTCCGGGACGCATTGGAGCGCGATCCCCACGGCCCGGCGAACTGGCGTGCGGTCGTCGATGCGCTCCGGCCCCAGATCTCGGAACTCTGGCGGGCGCTCGACGACGCCGAGAAGCGGCGGTTCGTCGACCGCGTGGGCACCTACTGGGAAATCCACCGCCATCGTGTCGCCCCCGCCGTTTTCCAGGCGGTCGAGCGGGCGAAATCGACGGGCCGATTTCGGGTCGTCGCGGGCCGTCCGGTCGGGATCGACGGTGACCGCAAAGGCGCGGCCCTCGCGGTCGCGTCGCGATGCTCGGGCGCGATCACGATGGAAGCGAGCCGCGTCGTCAACTGCACCGGGCCGGCTCGAGACGTCCGACGCCACGAGTCGGCGCTGACTCAAGCGCTCCTGGCGCGTGGCACGGCCATCCCGGGGACTCTGGGGATGGGGCTCGCGACCGACGAGCACGGTCGGCTGAAGCGGGCCGACGGCCAGGCGTGGGACCGGGGGTATGCCATCGGCCCGCTCTTGAAAGGAAGCCTCTGGGAGACGACGGCGGTCCGCGAGCTGCGTCAGCAGGCCGCCGACCTCGGTCGGAGGCTCGCCGAGCGGCTCGACGCCCCGCCGGCCCGAGTCGTCCCCCGGCCGCACTGGAAACGCATGAACCGCCGCTCGCCCCGCGACGTGGGTTCGGCCTCCGACTGA